CTTTTTTTAAAGCATCTTCTAACGCTCCGTATTTCCAACCATTCGGAAACTTAGAATTATCCATTATTAATTGTTCATTATCCATTATCAATTATCAATTGTTCATTATCCATTATTTTCCTCATTAAGTTGGCTTTCAATTACTTTTCTTAATTCTTCCTTATTAGGCAAGTAGAGTTGATATTTATTTACAAAAAGTTGAGAAGAAACATTGTGCATAGTATATTGTATTAGTAATTCATCTTTTTCTTTTGCCAAAACAATACCTATTGGTGGGTTATCGCCTTCGGTATTTTCTTCGTTCTCAAAATAACCCAAATACATATTCATTTGTCCTACATCTTCGTAGCCTGCTTCTTCACGTTTTAGGTCTATCAGCACAAAGCATTTAAGTATGCGGTGATAAAAAACTAAATCTACTGCGTATGGTCGATTTCCCACAGGAACACGGTATTGTCTGCCAATAAAAGCAAAACCTTTACCCAGTTCAAGCAAAAAATCTTTTAAATGCGTAATAATTTTATCTTCCAACTGTTTTTCGGAATACTGGTGTATTTCGGGTATTTTAAGAAAATCGAGGGTGTAAGGTTCTCTAATTATATCTTCCGGCTTTTGTATTGTTTGTCCTTTTTGCGATAGTTCTAAAATGCCTTCTTTATCTTTCGATGCTGCTAATCTTAAATATAATGATGATTTCTTTTGGCGGATAAGTTCACGTACCGACCATTTTTCATTAATGGATTGTTGTAAATAAAATCCTTTTTCAAGTTTATCATTTATTTTCAAAATTTCGACATAATGCGACCATCCTAAAAGGTGCGACAGTGTCGCACTTTTTGGAAATTCGGTATAGAACTGCCTCATCCTCTTAATATTACTCAAACTAAAACCTTTACCGTGTTGCAGTTTTAAATCTTTTGAGAGTTCTTTTAGCAATGCTGTTCCGTATTCGGCACGTTCTTTTCCTTTTTGTTCAAATTCAACAATATATTGTCCTATTTTCCAATAGGTATCTACCAAATGCGTATTAACAGCAATAGTCGCTTTTTCTTGTCCCTGAATATAAATTTCGGAAATATGCGATACTAAACCTTTATAATTTTTGTCGGTATTTGCTATTTTGTTTTTCATATCAAGCCTTTAATATTTTCTAAAATACTTGCACTTTCTTTATCTAAATCAGCCATATTTTTTAATATCTCAGATGGCTTTCTGAGTGGTGCTTCTTCGGGTGTATTGGGGTTTTTGGCAGAAAGGTCAAGCGTATTTTGGTCAAGGGCTGCAATATTTACAGTCCAAGAATTTTCACTTTCCCCTTCGGCTCCGCTCAGAGCA
This sequence is a window from Bacteroidota bacterium. Protein-coding genes within it:
- a CDS encoding PDDEXK nuclease domain-containing protein: MKNKIANTDKNYKGLVSHISEIYIQGQEKATIAVNTHLVDTYWKIGQYIVEFEQKGKERAEYGTALLKELSKDLKLQHGKGFSLSNIKRMRQFYTEFPKSATLSHLLGWSHYVEILKINDKLEKGFYLQQSINEKWSVRELIRQKKSSLYLRLAASKDKEGILELSQKGQTIQKPEDIIREPYTLDFLKIPEIHQYSEKQLEDKIITHLKDFLLELGKGFAFIGRQYRVPVGNRPYAVDLVFYHRILKCFVLIDLKREEAGYEDVGQMNMYLGYFENEENTEGDNPPIGIVLAKEKDELLIQYTMHNVSSQLFVNKYQLYLPNKEELRKVIESQLNEENNG
- a CDS encoding type I restriction-modification system subunit M N-terminal domain-containing protein, which produces MTNEEIKRLETELWGAADNLRANSKLTVAEYKDPVLGLILLRYAQNKFEEAKKQIEKDLAEFVQLQKLALSGAEGESENSWTVNIAALDQNTLDLSAKNPNTPEEAPLRKPSEILKNMADLDKESASILENIKGLI